TTTTTAGTTTAAAACCACCAAGAACACAAAGCACACGAAGATGTTTTAGGTTCAATTTAATTAAGTGGTTTAAGAATGAAACCCTGTGCCTTTATTTAAAAAACACCTAAATACTGCAAAGGCTGCCATATTAGTTTTTTTATTTTGGCTAACATAATACCCCAGTTTTATGTTTTATTTCTACGATTATTTTAAGTTTCTTTTTTAAATGTACCTTATTTTCTTGCCAAAACAGACTAAGTTTACTTTTGTTTTTTAAGGTATCTGTTTTCTCCGAAAACAGACTAGCTATACTTTTGTTTTTTAAGGTATCTGTTTTCTTTCGAAAACAGACTAGGTGTACTTTTGTTTTTTTAAGGTATCTGTTTTCTTTCGAAAACAGACTAGCTATACTTTTGTTTTTTAAGGTATCTGTTTTCTTTCGAAAACAGACTAGGTGTACTTTTGTTTTTTTAAGGTATCTGTTTTCTTTCGAAAACAGACTAGGTGTACTTTTGTTTTTTTAAGGTATCTGTTTTCTTTCGAAAACAGACTAATTATACTTCTATTTTTTAAGGTATCTGTTTTCTTTCGAAAACAGACTAGCTTTACTTTTGTTTTTTAAGGTATCTGTTTTCTCCGAAAACAGACTAGCTTTACTTTTGTTTTTTAAGGTATCTGTTTTCTCCGAAAACAGACTACTAAAAACTGCTAATTACTGCTCCTACTGCTCCTGGACCTACATGGGTGGCAATTACTGGTCCTATATCGCTAATAAATGTTGGTTTCACACCGAATTCTTCATATAATCCATCAGCTAACATTTTGGCTTCTTCTGGGGCTAAACCATGGCCTACTGTTACTCTTTTTACACCATTTTTTCTACCTACTTTTATAAAATGGTTTAGCATTTTCCTTACAGCTTTTTTTCGGCTTCTACCTTTGCCAAAGGCATGGTAATATCCCTCTTTAACAATTATTATTGGTTTTATATTTAATACAGTTCCTAATAAAGAGGCCGCTTTTCCTATTCTGCCACCTTTTTGTAAGTACTCTAAAGTATCTACTGAGAATAATGCAGTTGATGTTTCTCTTATTTTACTTAACAGGTCTCTTATTTCTGATAAGGGTTTACCTTCTTTAACTGCTTGGGCGGCAGCACAAACTTGTAATCCTACTCCTACACTAATAGCATGAGTATCCCATGTAAATACTCTACCCTTAAACTCTTGAGCCGCTATTTTAGCAGCCTTAATTGTACCACTTAGCTTTTCTGATAGATGTATAGATAATACGTGATCAAATTTTTCTAATAACCTTTTATATACCTTTGAAAAGTCTTTTGGAGAGGGGTGAGCGGTTGTTGGTAGTTTTTCTGCTTTACTCAGCATGTCAAAAAAACCTTTGCTTTTAATATCAATTCCATCCCTATAGGTATCATGACCAAAAATAACTTGAAGTGGAATAACCTCTATATTCATTTTGGCTGCTACTGACGCGGGTATATCTGCACAACTATCCGTTACTACTGCTATGTTTGTATTGTTCATTCCTTCTCCTTACACTTTTTATTTCTGTTTATAAAGCAATTCAATATAATCAAATTGCCTATTACTTTAATTATATTTGCAATTATTTAATTTATGATAGTTCAAAAACTACTTAAATCAGTTACTAATTAATGATTATGGCTGTCATTAAGCTTGAAAAAACTGCAACACATTAAGATATCCATATTATTATCTATTTTTGAGTTATTATTTACATCATATATAAATGTAATATCTGCCAAATTTCCTTTACTAAGATATTCTTTAAAGTCTTTTTCATTAAAAAGCTTTTCACTTAATGAGTTAATTCTAATACCTTTTTTATAATATCTATTATTTTTATTAATTGCGGGATAACTGACTAATACGCAACCGTATCCAGTTATAGTTGTAAAGTGATTAATATCGGTATTAATGGCTACTGATAAATAGTTTAATTTTTTTTTATTTACTATCCTCATTAAAAAATCATGTTTTACTTGGTTATTATTTTGCAAATCAATAATACTATTAATTAAACAGTCATTAACTTCATTGCTTTCTTGCACTTGGCAAAAAGTGCTGACTGCTGATAATACAATTTTTATTTCATTATTAAGTGCTTTAATCCTAGAAATTTTTAAGGTATTATTAATTTTTGGTATAAACATAATAGCAATTATTGCTATTATTGCTAATACTAAAAGCAATTCAAAAAAAGTAAAGGCCTTATTGTTCATAATACTCCTTTTGTAGCATTATACAATTTATTATAGCTACAGAAAACTAAAGTAAAAAAAGTATTCTTATTATATAGCAAGTTATTTCTCACTTTTTATTATAGCTATCAACAATCTATATTATTATAATATAAATTTAACAAAAAATATTATTATTTTAGTATAATTATAAACAAAGTTAAGTGAAGTTCATATATAATATATCCCAAAATAACCACTATAATCCTGTAAAATCCCCTCTAGCAATGAATTATCGAAAAGATTGTGTAAATGAAGTGTAAAAGTTATGTTACTTATAGTCCAAACAAATCACCAATATCTTTTTCAGCAATCTCTCTATCACTTTTTTTACCAGCATTTTTCAACATGCTTTTTATTTTAACATTCATTGATTTTTTAATTAATTGCTGACCATCTACATTACGTAACTCAAAAAACAACATCGGATTTTGATCAAGTCTTGCACCTACTCCGTATAATGTCGCGGCCACGTGCTTACACATATACGCCCAATCTGGGCAACTACAATTAAAGTGAATTTCTTTAGGTGAAGGAAACATGCCATATTGACGCTCAGTGAATAATTCCTCTAACTGTTTTGGAAACTTACCTTCAATTAGTTGCTCTAAAGATTCCACCTTATTATTACACAGAGCAACCATTTTATTCCATTTAATAGCAGTTAATGGCTCGATTTTAATATTAACCCTATAGGGTTTTACCCTACTACCCTGTACTTTGGCTTGTACTTCTCCTTTGGTAATTTTCAGGTCTAAAACAGTATTATTGCGTACATATCTTCTACCTCTAGGCAGTCTATTACTATAATCAGCATAGCTCTCTAAGTTTTTATTCCAAGCTATTCCCCACCAATTTTTAGCTAGCTTTCTACCTTCTATAATGACAGGCTCGATAGCTGAGTTTTTCTTTCTAGCTTTTTTCAGGGCAGTATTAGCTTTTGCCTTTATACTCTCTACTGATTCATACTTTGGAAATTTTTCTCTACTCATTACAAATCACCACCTAAAGCAAATATTCTCATCAAGTCTTCATTACTATATTCAGTAATCCACTTTTCACCTGATGAGCCTAGAATATCGCTAGCTAATTTCTGTTTTTCTTCTATCATTGTACTAATTTTCTCTTCTATTGTCCCTTTAGTCACAAATTTATGAACCATAACCTCTTTGGTTTGACCAATGCGAAAAACACGATCTGTGGCTTGATTTTCAACAGCCGGGTTCCACCATCTATCAAAGTGAATAACATGATTGGCGGCTGTTAAATTCAACCCAACACCACCTGCTTTTAGAGAAAGAATCATGTATGGTACATAGTGTTCCCCGTTGAACATCTCTACCATTTCATTACGTTTTTTTATTGATGTACCTCCATGTAGTACAAACCCTTCTTTCTTAAAGA
This Clostridium sp. 'deep sea' DNA region includes the following protein-coding sequences:
- a CDS encoding DegV family protein — protein: MNNTNIAVVTDSCADIPASVAAKMNIEVIPLQVIFGHDTYRDGIDIKSKGFFDMLSKAEKLPTTAHPSPKDFSKVYKRLLEKFDHVLSIHLSEKLSGTIKAAKIAAQEFKGRVFTWDTHAISVGVGLQVCAAAQAVKEGKPLSEIRDLLSKIRETSTALFSVDTLEYLQKGGRIGKAASLLGTVLNIKPIIIVKEGYYHAFGKGRSRKKAVRKMLNHFIKVGRKNGVKRVTVGHGLAPEEAKMLADGLYEEFGVKPTFISDIGPVIATHVGPGAVGAVISSF
- a CDS encoding prepilin-type N-terminal cleavage/methylation domain-containing protein, producing MNNKAFTFFELLLVLAIIAIIAIMFIPKINNTLKISRIKALNNEIKIVLSAVSTFCQVQESNEVNDCLINSIIDLQNNNQVKHDFLMRIVNKKKLNYLSVAINTDINHFTTITGYGCVLVSYPAINKNNRYYKKGIRINSLSEKLFNEKDFKEYLSKGNLADITFIYDVNNNSKIDNNMDILMCCSFFKLNDSHNH